A part of Candidatus Rokuibacteriota bacterium genomic DNA contains:
- a CDS encoding class I SAM-dependent methyltransferase: protein PALVGCRDALDVGAGFGALALPLAQRLEAVTALEPSAAMAGALRAGAASAGLANVTVIQAAWGEAPVRPHDLVICAHVGGLLDGSSPFLREAVAVARRLVAFVRDLPAGPDDDKFFYRELYPALLGRPYEHRCRADDTVAGLERLGIHPTVTPIAYSSDQPFDSLEEACDFWMTYMGLEGPEPRDYLRRYLAGRLVRRGGEWIAPFRKRAAVIAWQPR, encoded by the coding sequence CCCTGCCCTCGTCGGCTGCCGCGACGCGCTCGACGTGGGCGCGGGCTTCGGGGCCCTGGCCCTGCCGCTCGCGCAGCGGCTCGAGGCCGTGACGGCCCTCGAGCCCTCCGCGGCGATGGCGGGCGCGCTCCGCGCGGGGGCGGCATCGGCGGGTCTCGCCAATGTCACCGTGATCCAGGCCGCGTGGGGCGAAGCGCCGGTGCGCCCCCACGACCTCGTCATCTGCGCCCATGTCGGCGGGCTCCTCGACGGCAGCTCGCCTTTTCTCCGCGAGGCCGTCGCAGTGGCGCGGCGCCTCGTTGCCTTCGTCCGCGACCTGCCCGCCGGACCTGACGACGACAAGTTCTTCTACCGCGAGCTCTACCCGGCGCTCCTCGGCCGCCCCTACGAGCACCGCTGCCGCGCCGACGACACCGTGGCGGGGCTCGAGCGCCTGGGCATCCACCCCACCGTCACGCCGATCGCGTACTCGTCCGACCAGCCGTTCGACAGCCTCGAGGAAGCCTGCGACTTCTGGATGACCTACATGGGCCTTGAGGGCCCGGAGCCGCGTGACTACCTCCGCCGCTACCTTGCCGGGCGCCTCGTGCGCCGCGGCGGGGAGTGGATCGCCCCCTTCCGCAAGCGCGCCGCCGTCATCGCCTGGCAACCGCGCTAG
- a CDS encoding Rrf2 family transcriptional regulator → MDAWRVRGRSSGSTGSSLSRRGVVVSHRGAVRGYSLARPADTSTVREILEAIEGQALFQEKCVACHTIGQGDRVGPDLAGVTARRSHAWLEAWIS, encoded by the coding sequence ATGGACGCCTGGCGCGTTCGCGGCCGATCATCGGGGTCAACGGGTTCATCGCTGAGCCGGCGCGGCGTCGTGGTCTCACATCGAGGCGCCGTCCGCGGCTACTCGCTGGCGCGACCGGCGGACACCAGCACGGTGCGCGAGATCCTGGAGGCGATCGAGGGCCAGGCCTTGTTTCAAGAGAAGTGCGTGGCCTGCCACACGATCGGGCAGGGCGACAGGGTCGGTCCCGATCTCGCGGGTGTGACCGCGCGCCGCAGCCATGCCTGGCTCGAAGCGTGGATCTCGTAG